From Syntrophaceae bacterium, one genomic window encodes:
- a CDS encoding MogA/MoaB family molybdenum cofactor biosynthesis protein has protein sequence MRTGVITMSDKGSRGEREDLSGPEVARLLAGIGCRIERTVIVPDETEKIKEALIRFADEDRLDLIVTTGGTGVSPRDVTPDATLAVIHKEIPGMAEAMRRASAAKTPHAMISRAVVGIRGASLIVNLPGSPRGARENLEVLLPALPHAVEKIKGDETECGSA, from the coding sequence ATTCGGACCGGCGTCATCACAATGAGTGACAAAGGATCGAGAGGCGAACGCGAGGATCTGAGCGGACCCGAGGTGGCCCGCCTGCTCGCGGGGATCGGCTGCCGGATCGAGCGAACGGTCATCGTGCCCGACGAGACGGAGAAGATCAAGGAGGCCCTGATCCGCTTCGCCGATGAGGACAGGCTGGACCTGATCGTCACGACCGGCGGGACGGGGGTGAGCCCCCGGGACGTGACGCCGGATGCGACGCTCGCGGTGATCCACAAGGAGATCCCCGGCATGGCGGAGGCCATGCGCCGGGCCAGTGCGGCAAAGACCCCCCACGCCATGATTTCCCGTGCCGTGGTCGGCATCCGGGGCGCCTCGCTGATCGTCAACCTCCCCGGCAGTCCCCGGGGTGCCCGGGAAAATCTCGAGGTGCTTCTGCCGGCCCTTCCCCACGCCGTGGAGAAAATCAAGGGAGACGAGACGGAATGCGGCTCCGCATGA
- the fusA gene encoding elongation factor G — protein MAKYESQALRNVAVAGHGGTGKTTLCESFLFVSGKTERLGRVDDGSSSMDFEPEEHKRRSSINTAVNFFEWDKHKVNLLDSPGDSNFAYDMVGCLAHADAALVVIDAVSGVEFQTIKAWEYADEYALPRIAVINRMDRERADFAKAVESIRAKLGRKVTSLMLPIGTEASFKGVVDLVAGKAFLFDEGKGTFKPAEVPADMAAQVEKYRGSMVEDIAETDEALMDKYLEAGELSAEELQRGLRKGVLSGSMIPVVCTSALKNIGTALLMDLMVRLFPSPLDRGAMTGTKPGTEEPEERTPELTSPFTARVFKTIADPYAGRVTIFRVYSGTVTSDATFFNPTRKSTERFGNIFFLEGKTQKPTEDPLVPGDIAAVTKLKETLTGDTLCLEKSPFILPRITPPPAVMSFAIEPKSRGDEEKIVSSINRLIEEDPTLTYRRDDQTKEMILSGTGQVHIEVTVEKMKRKFGVEVILKTPKVPYKETIKKPRMGIQGRYKKQSGGRGQFGDVWLDVEPLPRGGGFEFADKIVGGVVPQQYRPAVEKGIIEAMEEGVLAGYPTVDLKVALVDGSYHTVDSSEMAFKIAGSMGFKKAVLECQPTLLEPIVNIDIEIPDEYMGDIIGDLNSRRGRVLGMESRGSNQIVKASVPLAEILKYAPDLRSMTSGRGTFTYEFSHYEEVPAQIAEKVIAEAKKEKEAAEK, from the coding sequence ATGGCAAAATATGAGTCACAAGCGTTGAGGAATGTTGCCGTTGCGGGGCACGGAGGAACGGGCAAGACGACGCTCTGCGAGTCTTTCCTCTTCGTATCCGGCAAGACGGAGCGCCTCGGCCGCGTGGACGACGGGAGCTCATCCATGGACTTCGAGCCGGAGGAGCACAAACGGCGCAGTTCCATCAACACCGCGGTGAATTTCTTCGAGTGGGACAAACACAAAGTGAACCTGCTCGACTCCCCGGGGGACTCCAATTTTGCCTATGACATGGTGGGTTGCCTGGCCCATGCCGACGCGGCCCTGGTGGTCATCGACGCCGTCAGCGGCGTCGAATTCCAGACGATCAAGGCCTGGGAATACGCCGACGAGTATGCACTGCCCAGGATCGCCGTCATCAACCGGATGGATCGCGAACGGGCGGATTTCGCAAAGGCCGTCGAGAGCATCCGTGCGAAACTCGGCCGGAAAGTCACCTCCCTGATGCTGCCCATCGGCACGGAGGCGTCCTTCAAGGGCGTCGTGGACCTGGTGGCGGGAAAGGCCTTCCTCTTTGACGAAGGGAAAGGGACCTTCAAACCGGCGGAGGTTCCCGCCGACATGGCCGCCCAGGTGGAAAAATACCGGGGCAGCATGGTGGAAGACATCGCCGAGACGGACGAGGCCCTCATGGACAAGTACCTGGAAGCTGGAGAACTCAGCGCAGAGGAACTCCAGCGGGGACTCCGGAAGGGCGTGCTCTCCGGGTCCATGATCCCGGTCGTCTGCACATCCGCCCTCAAGAACATCGGCACCGCCCTCCTGATGGACCTGATGGTCCGGCTGTTCCCATCACCCCTGGACCGGGGTGCGATGACGGGAACGAAACCCGGAACGGAGGAGCCGGAGGAAAGAACGCCGGAATTGACCTCTCCCTTCACGGCACGGGTATTCAAGACCATCGCCGACCCCTATGCCGGCCGGGTCACGATCTTCCGCGTCTATTCGGGAACGGTGACCTCCGACGCTACGTTCTTCAACCCGACCCGGAAGAGCACGGAACGCTTTGGAAACATCTTCTTCCTCGAAGGCAAAACCCAGAAACCCACGGAAGACCCCCTCGTACCGGGCGACATCGCAGCCGTCACGAAGCTCAAGGAGACCCTGACGGGAGACACCCTCTGCCTCGAGAAATCCCCTTTCATCCTGCCGCGGATTACCCCGCCGCCGGCGGTCATGTCTTTTGCCATCGAGCCCAAGTCCCGGGGTGACGAGGAAAAGATCGTGTCGTCCATCAACCGGCTCATCGAAGAAGACCCGACCCTTACCTACCGCCGGGACGACCAGACCAAGGAGATGATTCTCTCCGGAACGGGCCAGGTCCACATCGAGGTCACCGTCGAAAAAATGAAGCGGAAGTTTGGCGTTGAGGTCATCCTCAAGACCCCCAAAGTTCCCTATAAAGAAACGATCAAGAAGCCAAGGATGGGCATCCAGGGACGGTACAAGAAGCAGTCCGGAGGGCGCGGTCAGTTCGGCGATGTCTGGCTGGACGTGGAGCCCCTTCCCCGCGGAGGCGGCTTCGAGTTTGCCGACAAGATCGTCGGCGGCGTCGTGCCCCAGCAGTACAGGCCCGCCGTTGAGAAGGGCATCATCGAGGCCATGGAGGAAGGGGTCCTGGCAGGCTATCCGACGGTGGATCTAAAGGTCGCCCTCGTGGACGGCTCGTACCACACGGTGGACTCGTCGGAAATGGCCTTCAAGATCGCCGGGTCCATGGGATTCAAGAAGGCCGTCCTCGAGTGTCAACCCACCCTGCTGGAGCCTATCGTCAACATCGACATCGAGATCCCCGACGAATACATGGGCGACATCATCGGCGACCTGAACTCCCGCCGCGGCCGCGTCCTCGGAATGGAATCGAGGGGATCGAACCAGATCGTCAAGGCCAGCGTACCTCTCGCGGAAATCCTGAAGTACGCCCCGGACCTGCGCTCCATGACGAGCGGCCGGGGAACCTTCACCTACGAATTCTCGCACTATGAGGAAGTCCCGGCACAGATCGCCGAGAAGGTGATCGCCGAGGCGAAGAAGGAAAAGGAAGCAGCGGAGAAGTGA
- a CDS encoding ferritin, protein MIGKKVHQAMNEQIRHELESYYIYLSMAAYFHSQNLDGMAHWMRCQAHEEMIHAMKFMDHILDRGGAVKLQDLKQIKTSWPSVLEVWQDTLAHEQFITGKIHGIVKTARAESDYASDTLLNWFTKEQVEEEATAEKVLRQIEMIGHTKEGLFMLDKELGARMFPAGSPLDPAAYNLAT, encoded by the coding sequence ATGATCGGCAAGAAAGTGCACCAGGCGATGAACGAGCAGATCCGGCATGAACTGGAGTCATACTACATTTACCTGTCCATGGCGGCTTATTTCCACAGCCAGAACCTGGACGGGATGGCCCACTGGATGCGCTGCCAGGCCCACGAGGAAATGATCCATGCGATGAAGTTCATGGACCACATCCTGGACCGCGGCGGAGCGGTCAAGCTCCAGGACCTCAAGCAGATCAAGACATCCTGGCCGTCCGTTCTTGAGGTCTGGCAGGATACCCTGGCCCATGAGCAGTTCATCACCGGCAAGATCCACGGGATTGTCAAAACGGCCCGGGCGGAGAGCGATTACGCCTCCGACACGCTTCTGAACTGGTTCACGAAGGAGCAGGTGGAGGAAGAGGCGACGGCGGAAAAGGTCCTCCGTCAGATCGAGATGATCGGCCACACGAAGGAAGGACTCTTCATGCTGGACAAGGAACTGGGAGCAAGGATGTTCCCGGCCGGTTCGCCGCTGGACCCGGCGGCGTACAACCTGGCGACTTGA
- a CDS encoding phosphomannomutase/phosphoglucomutase, with the protein MNPEVFREYDVRGLVDRDLDPAFVQELGQAIGTFARQRGVRTMTLGRDCRLSSESYAGAMARGILGTGIDVIDVGLCATPILYYSIRHLKTDGGIMVTGSHNPPEFNGFKICVGPDTIYGDDIQELRRIMERGRYDRGEGRATTGDVAGAYEDHLFGSVAVRKGISVVVDGGNGVGGLFALPLFRRLGCRVTDIHCEPDGRFPNHFPDPTVPENLRDLISLVKREGADLGIAFDGDADRIGAVTDDGRILWGDELLLLFSRFILKENPGAAIIGEVKCSQNLYDDIARHGGRPIMWKAGHSLIKGKMKEEKALLAGEMSGHLFFADRYFGYDDAIYAAARLLEIVSSAGASLSALLADVPKTFTTPEIRVDCPDELKFRVVEKVKARFAETYKVIDIDGVRIPFADGWGLIRASNTQPVLVLRFEAATEDRLREIRSLIEGTLEEVKRTMS; encoded by the coding sequence ATGAATCCGGAGGTATTTCGGGAATACGACGTCAGGGGCCTGGTAGACAGGGACCTGGATCCAGCATTCGTCCAGGAGCTTGGGCAGGCCATCGGGACCTTCGCCCGGCAGCGGGGGGTCCGGACGATGACCCTGGGCCGGGACTGCCGGCTCAGCTCCGAATCTTATGCCGGAGCGATGGCCCGGGGAATCCTCGGCACCGGCATCGACGTCATCGACGTGGGCCTATGTGCGACGCCCATCCTTTATTACTCCATCCGCCACCTGAAAACGGACGGCGGCATCATGGTCACCGGAAGCCACAACCCTCCGGAATTCAACGGATTCAAGATCTGTGTCGGTCCCGATACGATTTACGGGGACGACATTCAGGAACTGCGCCGCATCATGGAGCGGGGCCGATACGACCGGGGAGAAGGCCGTGCGACGACCGGGGACGTTGCGGGGGCATACGAGGATCATCTCTTCGGAAGCGTGGCGGTCCGGAAAGGCATCTCCGTGGTTGTCGACGGGGGAAACGGCGTGGGGGGCCTCTTCGCCCTGCCCCTGTTCCGCCGGCTGGGATGCCGCGTTACGGACATCCACTGCGAGCCCGACGGGCGGTTCCCGAACCACTTCCCCGATCCGACGGTGCCGGAAAACCTGCGGGACCTGATTTCCCTCGTGAAAAGGGAAGGCGCCGATCTCGGCATTGCCTTCGACGGGGACGCAGACCGCATCGGAGCCGTCACCGACGACGGTCGGATCCTGTGGGGAGACGAGCTCCTGCTCCTCTTTTCCCGTTTCATCCTCAAAGAGAACCCCGGTGCGGCGATCATCGGCGAGGTGAAATGCTCCCAGAACCTCTATGACGACATCGCCCGGCACGGCGGGCGGCCCATCATGTGGAAGGCCGGCCATTCCCTGATCAAGGGCAAAATGAAGGAGGAAAAGGCCTTGCTGGCGGGGGAAATGAGCGGCCACCTGTTCTTCGCGGATCGCTACTTCGGTTATGACGACGCCATCTATGCGGCGGCCCGGCTCCTGGAGATCGTCTCCTCCGCCGGCGCCTCCCTGAGCGCCCTCCTGGCGGACGTGCCGAAGACCTTCACCACGCCGGAGATCCGCGTGGACTGCCCTGACGAACTCAAGTTCAGGGTCGTCGAAAAAGTGAAGGCCCGCTTCGCCGAAACCTACAAGGTCATCGACATCGACGGCGTGCGGATCCCCTTCGCCGACGGCTGGGGCCTCATCCGGGCCTCCAATACGCAGCCGGTCCTGGTTCTGCGCTTCGAGGCGGCGACGGAAGACCGCCTCCGGGAAATCCGGTCCCTGATCGAGGGAACGCTCGAAGAAGTGAAGCGAACCATGTCCTGA
- a CDS encoding PTS sugar transporter subunit IIA yields MIGVLITTHGDLGKELIKAAEMIKGPMKGVLHIPIDQSKGVEEIKKEISTAIKKLDQGKGVLIMTDLFGGTPSNISLSFMKDGKVEVVTGVNLPMMLKLADIRETMSLKDFSCFIKDYGRNNISLASEILNRKVST; encoded by the coding sequence ATGATCGGCGTGCTGATTACAACCCATGGCGACCTCGGCAAGGAGCTGATCAAGGCCGCAGAAATGATCAAAGGTCCCATGAAGGGCGTCCTTCACATCCCCATCGACCAGAGCAAGGGCGTCGAAGAGATCAAGAAGGAGATCAGTACCGCCATCAAGAAACTCGACCAGGGCAAAGGGGTCCTGATCATGACGGACCTCTTCGGCGGCACCCCTTCCAACATCTCCCTCTCCTTCATGAAAGACGGGAAGGTGGAGGTCGTCACCGGCGTCAACCTCCCGATGATGCTGAAGCTCGCCGATATCCGCGAGACCATGAGCCTGAAGGATTTCTCCTGTTTCATCAAGGATTACGGGAGGAACAACATCTCCCTGGCCAGTGAGATCCTGAACAGGAAAGTCAGCACATGA
- a CDS encoding PTS sugar transporter subunit IIB has product MDIVLVRIDNRLVHGQIIEAWVPFARANCIIVVDDHVASDFFRETVIKMSVPRDIETLISSVDEFPRNMERVESKRKAIILFSSLKDALRAYHGGFHFERLNIGNIHNEECIHQCAPSVLLGEEDLSAIRELVRDGVHVDVRRVPREKPVDIRDILGNETP; this is encoded by the coding sequence ATGGACATCGTCCTGGTGAGAATCGACAACCGTCTGGTCCACGGCCAGATCATCGAGGCATGGGTTCCCTTTGCCCGGGCCAATTGCATCATCGTCGTCGACGACCACGTGGCGAGCGACTTCTTCCGGGAGACCGTCATCAAGATGTCCGTCCCCCGCGACATCGAAACCCTGATCAGCAGCGTCGATGAATTTCCGCGAAACATGGAGCGGGTCGAGAGCAAACGCAAGGCGATCATCCTGTTCTCTTCCCTGAAGGATGCCCTGCGGGCGTATCATGGCGGATTCCACTTCGAGCGCCTGAACATCGGAAACATCCACAACGAGGAATGCATCCATCAGTGCGCTCCCTCCGTTTTGCTGGGGGAAGAGGATCTTTCCGCCATTCGGGAACTCGTGCGGGATGGCGTCCACGTGGATGTCCGCCGCGTTCCGAGGGAAAAACCCGTCGACATCCGGGACATCCTCGGCAACGAGACCCCCTAG
- the rimI gene encoding ribosomal protein S18-alanine N-acetyltransferase, giving the protein MNVPIENSPVMEADLEEILDIEQACFPTPWSLELFRRELELGISRGMAVRAADGAGTIVCGYLFFWVVAGEGQLQRIAVRQDLRRSGIADRLMEGMLDICRREDVTRIMLEVRRSNEAAIGLYRKWGFRRTGIRRGYYPETGEDAVLMEWNAS; this is encoded by the coding sequence ATGAACGTGCCCATCGAGAATTCGCCGGTGATGGAAGCGGATCTGGAGGAGATCCTGGACATTGAGCAGGCCTGCTTCCCGACACCCTGGTCTCTGGAGCTTTTCCGCCGCGAACTGGAACTCGGCATCTCCAGGGGGATGGCGGTTCGTGCAGCGGACGGGGCGGGGACCATCGTCTGCGGATACCTGTTCTTCTGGGTTGTCGCCGGCGAGGGCCAGCTCCAGCGGATCGCCGTCCGGCAGGACCTCCGGCGCTCCGGCATCGCCGACCGCCTGATGGAGGGGATGCTGGATATCTGCCGGCGGGAAGACGTGACGCGCATCATGCTGGAAGTGCGGAGAAGCAACGAGGCGGCCATCGGGCTATACCGGAAATGGGGATTTCGCCGGACCGGAATCCGGCGCGGTTATTATCCCGAGACCGGCGAAGACGCGGTGCTCATGGAGTGGAACGCTTCCTGA
- a CDS encoding dihydroorotate dehydrogenase electron transfer subunit, translated as MVGRNLEEAERNVAGRVLSNRKTAPGHFHLILELPDSFTDPFPGQFVMVRIPGRTDPLLARPLSIYGFSRQEGGARLELLYRVAGKGTALLAGLHTGGELQVLGPLGRGFRIAPELQTIVLVSGGIGIAPLTFLAEHCRSLPAVPAGREIVCYAGARCSEALVGLERMEALCSRVVVTTDDGTCGACGIVTDPLGRDLPLFPPGETAVYACGPRPMLACLADMLRESPVSCQVSVEERMACGLGACLGCAVAVRSGEDSLVYARACKEGPVFDIHELDWR; from the coding sequence ATGGTGGGCCGAAACCTAGAGGAAGCGGAGCGAAACGTTGCGGGACGGGTGCTGTCGAACCGGAAGACGGCGCCGGGCCATTTCCACCTGATCCTGGAGCTTCCGGATTCTTTCACCGACCCGTTTCCCGGGCAGTTCGTCATGGTGCGGATACCCGGACGGACGGATCCCCTCCTGGCCCGGCCCCTCAGCATCTATGGCTTTTCTCGGCAAGAGGGCGGGGCTCGCCTGGAGCTCCTTTACCGGGTGGCCGGGAAGGGCACGGCCCTTCTGGCGGGGCTCCATACGGGCGGGGAACTGCAGGTCCTGGGACCCCTGGGCCGGGGATTCCGCATTGCCCCGGAACTCCAAACAATCGTACTTGTCTCCGGCGGTATCGGCATCGCCCCGCTGACCTTCCTGGCGGAACACTGCCGAAGTCTGCCCGCCGTGCCGGCGGGAAGGGAGATCGTCTGCTACGCCGGCGCCCGCTGCTCCGAGGCCCTGGTCGGGCTGGAGCGGATGGAGGCTCTGTGTTCGCGGGTCGTCGTCACGACGGACGACGGCACCTGCGGGGCCTGCGGCATCGTGACGGACCCCCTCGGCCGGGATCTTCCGTTGTTCCCTCCCGGAGAGACGGCCGTTTACGCCTGCGGTCCCCGGCCGATGCTTGCGTGTCTTGCGGACATGCTCCGGGAGTCGCCCGTTTCCTGCCAGGTCTCCGTGGAGGAGCGCATGGCCTGCGGGCTCGGAGCCTGCCTGGGATGTGCCGTCGCCGTCCGGAGCGGAGAAGACTCCCTCGTATACGCACGGGCTTGCAAGGAAGGACCGGTTTTCGACATCCATGAACTCGACTGGCGGTAA
- a CDS encoding dihydroorotate dehydrogenase — translation MNSTGGNPPSLAVSIGGLTLKNPVMPASGTFGYGEEYAPFADLNRLGAVVTKGISLLPRTGNPPPRIMESPAGMLNAVGLQNVGVRAFVSEKLPYLKQFDVPVIANIFGEAVDEYAAVAEILSRAGGVHALEVNISCPNVKKGGIAFGARPESAAEVTAAVRGSTDLPVIVKLTPNVTDIVEIALASESAGAHALSLINTLLGMSIDVERRVPHLANVTGGLSGPAVRPVAVRMVWQVAGRVKVPVIGVGGIVDAASALEFLIAGARAVQVGTGQFVNPGTTLDVIDGIEAYLHRHGMKGVQDLIGSLQCNFA, via the coding sequence ATGAACTCGACTGGCGGTAACCCTCCATCCCTCGCCGTTTCGATCGGAGGCCTGACCCTGAAAAACCCGGTCATGCCCGCGTCGGGCACCTTCGGGTACGGGGAGGAGTACGCCCCGTTCGCGGACCTGAACCGCCTGGGGGCCGTCGTCACCAAGGGCATCTCCCTTCTGCCCCGGACCGGCAACCCGCCTCCCCGGATCATGGAGTCGCCCGCGGGGATGCTTAATGCCGTGGGCCTGCAGAACGTGGGCGTCCGGGCGTTCGTCTCGGAAAAGCTGCCTTATCTCAAGCAGTTCGATGTCCCGGTGATTGCCAACATCTTCGGAGAGGCCGTCGACGAGTACGCCGCCGTGGCGGAGATCCTGAGCCGGGCCGGCGGCGTCCATGCCCTGGAGGTGAACATCTCCTGCCCCAACGTGAAGAAGGGCGGGATCGCCTTCGGGGCCCGGCCGGAGTCGGCTGCAGAGGTGACGGCGGCGGTCCGGGGCAGCACGGACCTGCCGGTGATCGTGAAGCTCACTCCCAACGTGACGGACATCGTCGAGATCGCCCTGGCCTCGGAATCCGCCGGAGCCCACGCCCTGTCGCTCATCAACACCCTCCTGGGCATGTCCATCGACGTGGAGCGCCGCGTCCCCCATCTCGCGAACGTTACCGGCGGGCTCTCCGGGCCGGCCGTCCGGCCAGTGGCGGTGCGCATGGTCTGGCAGGTCGCCGGCCGGGTGAAGGTTCCCGTCATCGGCGTCGGGGGCATCGTCGACGCGGCGAGCGCCCTGGAATTCCTCATCGCCGGGGCCCGGGCCGTCCAGGTGGGGACGGGGCAGTTCGTGAATCCCGGGACAACCCTGGACGTGATCGACGGGATCGAAGCCTATCTGCATCGGCACGGCATGAAGGGCGTGCAGGATCTGATCGGATCACTCCAGTGCAATTTTGCATAA
- a CDS encoding DUF4384 domain-containing protein, which produces MKRAFLFMFILLLACIPPAFAASSAITEAEGYSCMGYDKSRKTTEDDALANARRQALEYAATYVKSETRVEDATVLKDLLEAYANGTVRILQELQRTWYTDPKTGECFRIKVKAEILPDTKAMDRFTAKPSVVDDPGAPLNVRVWTDKKTYRQAEQIRIFLKGNRPFFARVIYCDTKGQVLQLLPNPYRTDNYFQGGVIYEIPSGNDKFQLEVVPPFGEEKIMVYASSSPVGDLQLEEAGPVYEVRTKAADMAVKVRGVNIVKMPAKNAKPDGPGAGAGFSEASATLRTGR; this is translated from the coding sequence ATGAAAAGGGCCTTCCTGTTTATGTTCATTCTGCTTCTGGCGTGCATCCCTCCGGCGTTCGCCGCCTCGTCCGCCATCACCGAGGCGGAGGGGTACTCCTGCATGGGGTACGACAAGTCCCGGAAGACCACGGAAGACGACGCACTGGCCAACGCCCGGCGGCAGGCCCTCGAATACGCCGCGACGTACGTGAAAAGCGAGACCAGAGTCGAAGACGCAACCGTCCTGAAGGACCTCCTGGAGGCCTATGCCAACGGCACCGTCCGGATCCTCCAGGAGCTCCAGCGGACCTGGTACACCGACCCCAAAACCGGCGAGTGCTTCCGGATCAAGGTCAAGGCCGAGATCCTTCCCGACACGAAGGCCATGGATCGGTTCACTGCAAAGCCCTCCGTGGTGGATGATCCGGGCGCTCCCCTGAACGTCCGCGTCTGGACGGACAAGAAGACATACCGGCAAGCGGAACAGATCCGGATCTTCCTCAAGGGAAACCGGCCGTTCTTCGCCCGGGTGATCTATTGCGATACCAAGGGACAGGTGCTCCAGCTGCTGCCGAATCCCTACCGGACGGATAACTATTTCCAGGGCGGCGTGATCTATGAGATCCCCTCGGGCAACGACAAATTCCAGCTCGAAGTGGTTCCGCCCTTCGGAGAGGAAAAAATCATGGTGTACGCGAGTTCCTCTCCCGTCGGCGATCTCCAGCTGGAAGAGGCGGGTCCGGTTTACGAAGTGCGGACGAAGGCGGCGGATATGGCCGTGAAGGTCCGGGGAGTGAACATCGTCAAGATGCCCGCGAAAAACGCCAAGCCGGACGGGCCGGGGGCCGGGGCGGGCTTTTCCGAGGCCTCGGCGACCCTGCGGACGGGCCGCTGA
- a CDS encoding MBL fold metallo-hydrolase, which translates to MGRAETIWDGIWLVGGPDVSRSDDAAVFVIDFHGELVMIDSGAGGSSKVLQRNIEQAGLDPKAISTLILTHCHIDHIGSAPFFRDQFNCKILIHELDTEALEAGDPVRTAANWYETDFPPTRVDRRLKGEEEVLTFGGEELHCLHTPGHTPGSIVVWLDRNGKRVLFGQDIHGPFMSAFRSNINDWRASMKKILALEPDILCEGHFGIFEPKEQVAAYIHRYLRMNG; encoded by the coding sequence ATGGGCAGAGCGGAAACCATCTGGGACGGGATCTGGCTCGTGGGGGGCCCGGACGTCTCCCGGTCCGACGACGCCGCAGTCTTCGTCATCGATTTCCACGGCGAGTTGGTCATGATCGACTCCGGGGCCGGCGGCAGTTCCAAAGTCCTCCAGCGGAACATCGAGCAGGCAGGACTGGATCCCAAAGCCATTTCCACCCTTATCCTGACCCACTGCCACATCGACCACATCGGGTCGGCGCCCTTCTTCCGCGACCAATTCAACTGCAAGATCCTCATCCACGAACTGGACACGGAGGCGCTCGAGGCGGGGGACCCTGTCCGGACGGCGGCCAACTGGTACGAGACAGACTTTCCGCCCACCCGGGTCGACCGGCGGCTCAAGGGGGAGGAAGAGGTCCTGACCTTCGGCGGCGAGGAGTTGCACTGCCTTCACACGCCGGGTCACACGCCCGGTTCCATCGTGGTATGGCTCGACCGGAACGGGAAGCGGGTCCTCTTCGGGCAGGACATCCATGGCCCCTTCATGTCGGCCTTCCGCTCCAACATCAACGACTGGCGGGCCTCCATGAAGAAGATCCTGGCCCTGGAGCCGGACATCCTCTGCGAGGGGCACTTCGGGATCTTCGAGCCGAAGGAGCAGGTCGCCGCCTATATCCACCGCTACCTGCGCATGAACGGCTGA
- a CDS encoding phosphate-starvation-inducible PsiE family protein, whose product MMALTVFLATIEVAWLLARDIFTPPLFLLEIDELLEIFGMFLLVLIGLELIHTLKSYLSAEPVHLEVVLMLAIIAVARKVIVLDVKEASGMTLVGIAAIVLALSIGYYLVTCGVKNRIAACNAAREGGPPFPPEDGA is encoded by the coding sequence ATGATGGCCCTGACCGTCTTCCTGGCGACCATCGAGGTGGCCTGGCTCCTGGCCAGGGACATTTTCACTCCGCCCCTTTTCCTCCTGGAGATCGACGAACTCCTGGAGATCTTCGGCATGTTTCTCCTGGTTCTCATCGGGCTGGAGCTCATCCACACCCTCAAGAGTTACCTCTCCGCCGAACCGGTGCACCTGGAAGTCGTCCTGATGCTGGCAATCATCGCGGTGGCCCGGAAGGTGATCGTTCTGGACGTGAAGGAAGCCTCCGGCATGACCCTGGTCGGGATCGCCGCCATCGTCCTCGCCCTGTCCATCGGCTATTATCTTGTGACCTGCGGGGTGAAGAACCGGATTGCCGCCTGCAACGCGGCAAGGGAAGGCGGACCGCCATTTCCTCCCGAAGATGGTGCATGA
- a CDS encoding HD domain-containing protein, producing MDDGTGIVSSELNLDEFVDLEIETPDQLVRNVYRSIARGSNLDMDRVDDMVVNFMDGLRKEVNPLKLLSELKSNDEYTFTHTANVGILTMYLAEYVGFKAPHLKNIGVAATLHDIGKISTPEEILMKPGSLTTEERAVMENHTIKGAMYLMNIKGVTNLAVLAAMEHHIKFDGTGYPKLRQNWETNIVSQMISIADVFDALRTSRPYRDAMPQEKIEEILTKEKGTSFNPYLVDRFLELVRKPVE from the coding sequence GTGGACGATGGAACCGGCATTGTGTCGTCCGAACTGAACCTCGACGAATTCGTCGACCTGGAGATCGAGACCCCGGACCAGCTCGTGCGCAACGTCTACCGCAGCATCGCCAGGGGAAGCAACCTGGACATGGACCGGGTGGACGACATGGTCGTCAATTTCATGGACGGCCTCCGCAAGGAGGTCAACCCTCTGAAGCTCCTTTCGGAACTCAAATCCAACGACGAGTATACCTTCACCCATACGGCGAATGTGGGGATCCTGACCATGTACCTTGCGGAATACGTGGGGTTCAAGGCCCCTCACCTGAAAAACATCGGCGTTGCCGCCACCCTGCACGACATCGGCAAGATCAGCACTCCGGAAGAAATCCTCATGAAACCGGGGAGCCTGACGACGGAGGAACGGGCCGTCATGGAAAACCACACCATCAAAGGGGCCATGTACCTGATGAACATCAAAGGGGTGACCAACCTTGCCGTCCTGGCCGCCATGGAGCACCACATCAAGTTCGACGGCACCGGATATCCCAAGCTGCGGCAAAACTGGGAGACGAACATCGTCAGCCAGATGATCTCCATCGCCGACGTCTTTGACGCCCTGCGGACCAGCCGTCCCTACCGCGACGCAATGCCCCAGGAAAAGATCGAGGAGATTCTCACTAAGGAGAAGGGAACCTCTTTCAATCCCTACCTGGTTGATCGCTTCCTTGAACTGGTCCGGAAACCGGTGGAGTGA